TTATTCACTTAAGTTTGATTATACTTTTGAGGCAGATTAAGACTTAGAATGAATTTCATATGTAGGAAATTTGTCTATAAAAACCTTAAATCTGGTCCGCCGTACTGAGTTATAATATATTTTGCCATTCTTGGATTGGAGTTTACTATCTTAACTGGATACTCCAATTTTTTCTCATAAATCCACATTGAGAAGCCTCCTTTTTGATTCTTATTAAACCTGTTTATTTCTCCCAAGGCCATGGACTGTCGATCCATTTCCATGTACAAAAGTTGTTTGGACTTTGTTGATTTATTGGACCATACATCTTTTCATACCTGTCTTTTAACATTCTTGACTTTTGAACACTTGTGTTATAAAGCATT
This sequence is a window from Pseudobacteroides sp.. Protein-coding genes within it:
- a CDS encoding spore coat protein CotJB, giving the protein MDTNRDSLMKEIMSLDFTSIELGLYLNTHPWDQRAIMLYNTSVQKSRMLKDRYEKMYGPINQQSPNNFCTWKWIDSPWPWEK